The following proteins are encoded in a genomic region of Dokdonia donghaensis DSW-1:
- the secE gene encoding preprotein translocase subunit SecE, protein MAGLINYVQESYNELKNHVTWTPLPEAQRLMVVVAVFSILFSLAIWGVDTVFSNVIKLYFDKIVGTN, encoded by the coding sequence ATGGCTGGATTAATTAATTACGTTCAAGAATCATATAACGAATTGAAAAATCACGTAACGTGGACACCACTTCCAGAGGCTCAGCGTCTTATGGTTGTAGTAGCTGTGTTTTCGATACTATTTTCTTTAGCTATATGGGGTGTTGATACTGTTTTTAGCAATGTAATTAAGTTATACTTTGATAAAATAGTAGGAACAAATTAA
- the tuf gene encoding elongation factor Tu has translation MAKETYDRSKPHLNVGTIGHVDHGKTTLTAAITKVLADAGYSEASAFDQIDNAPEEKERGITINSSHVEYATENRHYAHVDCPGHADYVKNMVTGAAQMDGAILVVAATDGPMPQTREHILLGRQVGIPRIVVFMNKVDMVDDEELLELVEMEIRDLLSFYEYDGDNGPVVAGSALGALNGEQKWVDTVLELMAAVDSWIEEPLRETEKDFLMPIEDVFSITGRGTVATGRIETGIANTGDPVEIIGMGAEKLTSTITGIEMFRQILDRGEAGDNAGILLRGIEKSQISRGMVIVKPGSVTPHAKFKAEVYILKKEEGGRHTPFHNNYRPQFYVRTTDVTGNIGLPDGIEMVMPGDNLTITVELIQPIALNIGLRFAVREGGRTVGAGQVTEILD, from the coding sequence TTGGCAGATGCTGGTTATTCAGAAGCTTCTGCTTTTGATCAAATTGATAATGCTCCTGAGGAAAAAGAAAGAGGTATAACAATTAACTCTTCACACGTTGAGTACGCGACTGAAAACCGTCACTACGCACACGTTGACTGTCCAGGTCACGCCGATTACGTAAAGAATATGGTAACTGGTGCTGCTCAAATGGATGGTGCTATTCTTGTAGTTGCTGCTACAGATGGTCCTATGCCACAAACTCGTGAGCACATCCTTCTTGGTCGTCAGGTAGGTATTCCACGTATCGTTGTATTTATGAATAAAGTAGATATGGTTGATGATGAGGAGCTTCTTGAGCTTGTAGAGATGGAGATTAGAGATCTTCTTTCTTTCTACGAGTATGATGGAGATAATGGTCCTGTTGTAGCTGGTTCTGCACTTGGAGCGTTAAACGGTGAGCAAAAATGGGTTGATACAGTATTAGAGCTTATGGCTGCTGTTGATTCTTGGATCGAAGAGCCATTACGTGAGACTGAAAAAGATTTCCTAATGCCTATTGAGGATGTATTCTCTATTACTGGTCGTGGAACTGTTGCTACAGGTCGTATCGAAACTGGTATCGCAAACACTGGAGATCCTGTTGAGATCATCGGTATGGGTGCTGAGAAACTTACTTCTACTATTACAGGTATTGAGATGTTCCGTCAGATCCTTGATAGAGGTGAGGCTGGAGATAACGCTGGTATCTTATTAAGAGGTATTGAGAAGTCTCAAATCTCTAGAGGTATGGTAATCGTTAAGCCAGGATCTGTAACACCACACGCTAAGTTTAAAGCTGAGGTTTATATCCTGAAGAAAGAAGAAGGTGGACGTCACACTCCATTCCACAATAACTACCGTCCACAGTTTTACGTACGTACAACTGATGTAACTGGTAACATCGGTCTTCCTGATGGAATCGAGATGGTAATGCCTGGTGATAACTTAACTATTACTGTTGAGCTTATCCAGCCTATCGCACTTAACATCGGACTTCGTTTTGCAGTACGTGAAGGTGGTAGAACAGTAGGAGCTGGTCAGGTTACTGAGATTTTAGATTAA